The following are encoded together in the Lathyrus oleraceus cultivar Zhongwan6 chromosome 3, CAAS_Psat_ZW6_1.0, whole genome shotgun sequence genome:
- the LOC127131799 gene encoding uncharacterized protein LOC127131799, with protein sequence MDRGHNKPVSIPVHSFGSERNITYSATKIQTVARGFLVRKSFKKMLKMMVEVEEINKKVNDEETVMMMKKEQKERIRMGETIMNLLLRLDSVRVFNCCALRDLRKLLIKRAIFLQEYVDQIQMENEKNEYGDEGRYVRAATKIQMVARGCLVRKSMKKMLKIKVELEEIETVMMMMKKKEQKERLTIGETIMDLLLRLDSVTVFHCSSLRELRKSLINRAIFLDESVDQIRMVGPTHEVKCEDEEEDEERLRRMMDENREMIRRMMDEKEKQTSVLTSLTQRVEQLERAFPSDKNRRYVVDAK encoded by the coding sequence ATGGATCGGGGTCACAACAAGCCGGTTTCAATTCCGGTTCATTCTTTTGGATCAGAGAGAAACATAACCTATTCAGCCACGAAGATTCAGACGGTTGCAAGAGGGTTTCTTGTGAGGAAAAGTTTTAAGAAGATGTTGAAGATGATGGTGGAGGTGGAGGAGATTAATAAGAAGGTGAATGATGAAGAAAcggtgatgatgatgaagaaggAGCAAAAGGAAAGGATAAGGATGGGTGAAACCATCATGAATTTGCTTCTTAGGTTGGATTCTGTTAGAGTGTTCAATTGTTGTGCTCTTAGGGACTTGAGAAAGTTGCTCATTAAAAGGGCCATTTTTCTTCAAGAATATGTGGATCAAATTCAAATGGAGAACGAGAAGAATGAGTATGGTGATGAAGGTAGATACGTTAGGGCAGCGACGAAGATTCAGATGGTTGCGAGAGGGTGTCTTGTGAGGAAAAGCATGAAGAAGATGTTGAAGATAAAGGTGGAGCTCGAGGAGATTGAGAcggtgatgatgatgatgaagaagaaggaGCAAAAGGAGAGACTAACAATCGGTGAAACCATCATGGATTTGCTTCTTAGGTTAGATTCTGTTACAGTGTTTCATTGTTCCTCTCTTAGGGAGTTGAGAAAATCACTTATCAATAGGGCTATTTTTCTTGATGAATCTGTTGATCAAATTCGAATGGTGGGTCCCACACATGAGGTTAAGTGTGAAGATGAGGAAGAGGATGAGGAAAGGTTGAGAAGGATGATGGATGAGAATAGGGAAATGATAAGAAGGATGATGGATGAGAAAGAGAAACAAACTTCAGTTCTTACATCTCTCACACAAAGAGTGGAGCAGCTTGAGAGAGCATTCCCCAGTGATAAGAATAGGAGATATGTTGTTGATGCAAAATAA